From Aurantimicrobium sp. INA4, one genomic window encodes:
- a CDS encoding aminotransferase class V-fold PLP-dependent enzyme — translation MTTPNGNHMHTVDLETMKLREQVFEYARRRMNYDPPPLDGPKTISQLRKEVPETVTEEGLGGLEALNLFENVLAEATISNDHPNYLSFIPCAPTEAATLFDLIVSASTIYGGSWMEGAGAVYAENQVLEWLAREAGLPEGAGGVFVQGGTLGNLSALVAARHTATEALKAAGKAVPKCWRFACSSEAHSSLKAAARVMDVDIVPIPVNAEGRLTGQALAETLEGDWDGIFAVVATGGTTNFGIVDELEEVGNVTKAHDVWFHVDGAYGIAAMLAPSTKHLFAGVALADSFIVDPHKWLFAPFDACALVYRDPELGRVTHTQHAEYLDALENPEEWNPSDYAYNLTRRPRGLPLWFSLATYGVSAYREAIEQNIQLAYKIADEIRRRPDLELVRDPQLSVVVFVKKGWTLEDYTKWSNKLLADGIGFVVPSSHKGEPNTRFAIVNPRTTYESLVQILDTMV, via the coding sequence ATGACAACTCCCAACGGCAATCACATGCACACTGTCGACCTCGAAACAATGAAGCTTCGCGAGCAAGTTTTTGAATACGCTCGCCGACGCATGAATTACGACCCACCACCGCTGGATGGCCCCAAAACCATCAGCCAACTTCGTAAAGAAGTCCCCGAGACGGTCACCGAAGAGGGCTTAGGCGGATTGGAAGCACTGAATCTTTTTGAGAATGTGCTTGCTGAGGCAACGATTTCTAACGATCACCCCAACTACCTTTCCTTTATACCTTGTGCACCCACCGAGGCAGCAACACTGTTCGACCTCATCGTCTCTGCCTCAACCATTTATGGTGGCTCCTGGATGGAGGGTGCTGGTGCGGTGTATGCCGAGAACCAGGTACTCGAGTGGTTAGCCCGCGAAGCTGGTTTGCCAGAAGGCGCTGGAGGCGTCTTTGTGCAGGGCGGAACCCTAGGAAACCTCTCAGCCCTTGTTGCAGCACGTCACACTGCCACAGAGGCTCTCAAGGCCGCTGGGAAGGCAGTGCCTAAGTGCTGGCGCTTTGCCTGCAGCTCTGAAGCTCACTCGTCTCTCAAAGCAGCTGCCCGTGTGATGGATGTGGACATTGTTCCTATTCCCGTCAACGCAGAAGGCCGCCTCACCGGTCAAGCACTAGCCGAGACTCTCGAAGGCGACTGGGACGGCATCTTTGCTGTGGTGGCAACCGGTGGAACAACCAACTTTGGCATCGTAGATGAACTCGAAGAAGTGGGTAATGTCACCAAGGCACACGATGTGTGGTTCCACGTGGACGGCGCCTACGGCATCGCAGCGATGCTGGCGCCGAGCACGAAGCACCTCTTTGCGGGCGTTGCCCTGGCGGATTCGTTCATTGTTGACCCACACAAGTGGTTGTTTGCTCCTTTCGATGCGTGTGCCCTGGTGTACCGCGATCCCGAGCTTGGTCGCGTTACCCACACCCAGCACGCTGAGTACCTTGATGCACTCGAGAACCCTGAAGAGTGGAACCCGAGTGACTACGCCTACAACCTGACGCGTCGTCCCCGTGGACTGCCACTCTGGTTCTCATTGGCAACCTATGGCGTCTCTGCCTACCGTGAAGCCATCGAACAAAACATTCAACTGGCATACAAGATTGCTGATGAGATCCGTCGTCGTCCCGATCTTGAGCTAGTTCGTGACCCCCAGCTCTCTGTAGTGGTGTTCGTGAAAAAGGGTTGGACTCTGGAGGATTACACCAAGTGGTCCAACAAGCTGCTGGCAGATGGCATCGGATTCGTTGTTCCCAGTTCACACAAGGGCGAGCCCAACACACGCTTTGCCATTGTGAATCCCCGAACAACCTATGAATCTTTGGTTCAAATCCTCGACACGATGGTCTAA
- a CDS encoding agmatine deiminase family protein, with product MPAEWAEHERTWMAWPSSGYTLGEREELANEARKCWSDVANTIVRFEPVTILVDPSAVDEAKKWLDPQVEILVAQLDDAWMRDIGPTFVRDSSGKLAGVNWIFNGWGGQSWASWEHDSQAATTILDSIGVPRIDSPLTNEGGGIHVNGSRTVMITETVQLDPGRNPDWTKEQVEAELHRTLGVDHVIWMPRGLTRDYDEFGTRGHIDIVACFANEDTVLFHDQKNQEHPDYWISQEVRRVLKAARDSEGNKLNVISVPAPEVLQDDEGWVDYSYINHYVCNGAVILCAFDDANDEKARKVLSKAYPGREIVLVDARPLFARGGGIHCITQQQPKA from the coding sequence ATGCCAGCTGAATGGGCTGAGCATGAGCGCACTTGGATGGCCTGGCCTTCCTCCGGTTACACCCTCGGTGAAAGGGAGGAGCTCGCCAATGAAGCACGAAAGTGTTGGTCAGATGTGGCCAACACCATCGTGCGCTTCGAGCCGGTCACCATCCTGGTTGATCCCAGTGCCGTTGACGAAGCAAAAAAGTGGTTAGACCCTCAAGTTGAGATCTTGGTTGCCCAGCTCGATGACGCGTGGATGCGAGACATAGGTCCCACGTTTGTTCGCGACAGCTCAGGAAAGCTCGCTGGAGTGAACTGGATTTTCAATGGCTGGGGCGGCCAAAGTTGGGCAAGCTGGGAACACGATTCCCAAGCAGCCACCACGATTCTGGACTCCATCGGTGTTCCCCGGATTGACTCCCCGCTGACCAACGAGGGTGGTGGAATCCACGTCAATGGTTCTCGCACCGTCATGATTACCGAAACAGTTCAGCTTGATCCAGGCCGCAACCCTGACTGGACCAAAGAACAGGTAGAAGCAGAACTACATCGCACGCTCGGTGTTGATCACGTGATCTGGATGCCACGAGGTCTCACGCGTGACTATGACGAGTTTGGAACACGTGGACACATTGACATTGTGGCCTGCTTTGCAAACGAGGACACTGTTCTTTTCCATGATCAAAAGAACCAAGAACACCCCGACTACTGGATCAGCCAAGAGGTGCGCAGAGTTCTCAAAGCCGCTCGCGATTCAGAAGGAAACAAGCTCAACGTCATTTCTGTACCAGCCCCTGAGGTGTTGCAAGATGACGAAGGCTGGGTCGACTACAGCTACATCAACCATTACGTGTGCAATGGCGCAGTAATTTTGTGCGCATTCGATGACGCGAACGATGAGAAAGCCAGAAAGGTACTCTCCAAGGCCTACCCCGGTCGTGAAATCGTGCTCGTGGATGCTCGCCCACTTTTTGCTCGAGGTGGCGGAATTCACTGCATAACGCAGCAGCAACCCAAGGCTTAG
- a CDS encoding 2Fe-2S iron-sulfur cluster-binding protein, whose product MPKLTFITAQGESRDVVGRVGDSVMDAGVRNVVPGMFGLCGGALVCVTCHVYVDSDTLAHCAPPEEFELEMLDGTMSERLENSRLSCQIPITDELDGGTFHVPEKNY is encoded by the coding sequence ATGCCGAAGCTCACATTCATCACCGCTCAGGGGGAGAGCCGTGACGTGGTGGGCAGAGTCGGTGACTCCGTGATGGATGCTGGGGTGCGCAATGTGGTGCCGGGAATGTTCGGATTGTGCGGAGGCGCACTTGTCTGCGTTACCTGCCATGTGTACGTCGATTCAGACACCCTGGCTCATTGCGCACCGCCAGAGGAGTTCGAACTGGAAATGCTGGATGGCACTATGAGTGAACGCCTGGAGAACTCACGGCTGAGCTGTCAGATTCCCATCACAGACGAACTTGATGGCGGGACGTTTCACGTCCCAGAAAAGAACTACTAA
- a CDS encoding NAD(P)-dependent alcohol dehydrogenase, producing MTTTVRAIGAAAEGAQMAPMDIIRRTPEPTDVRIAITHSGICHSDIHTVRGEWGDRPYPLVPGHEIVGKVIEVGSEVTKYKVGDVVGVGVIVDSCGECENCQNNDENYCSGPVGPRLTYGEPEPQLPGQVTQGGYAQEIVTTENFVYRIPEGLDLAGVAPLLCAGITVYSPLKHWGAAPGKTVGVVGIGGLGHMAVKFSHALGAHTVALTSSPEKVALGTSLGADEVLVTSDKEAMKASRQKFDLIISTLPGDHDMNPYLDLLTLDGTYVVVGAVNDMTQPFSLPKLMMRRRSIAGSQIGGTVETQEMLDFCGKHKITADVELINADYINEAYDRVVAGDVQFRFVIDATTI from the coding sequence ATGACTACAACCGTTCGTGCAATTGGTGCTGCCGCTGAAGGTGCACAAATGGCTCCGATGGACATCATCCGTCGCACCCCAGAGCCCACTGACGTCCGCATCGCGATTACGCACTCAGGTATCTGCCACTCTGACATTCACACCGTTCGAGGCGAATGGGGAGATCGCCCCTACCCCCTCGTTCCTGGGCACGAGATTGTTGGAAAAGTTATCGAAGTTGGATCTGAGGTAACAAAGTACAAAGTCGGTGACGTGGTTGGTGTCGGCGTGATCGTCGATAGCTGTGGAGAGTGCGAGAACTGTCAGAACAATGACGAGAACTACTGCTCCGGACCTGTTGGTCCACGCCTGACCTATGGAGAACCAGAGCCCCAACTTCCTGGACAGGTCACTCAGGGTGGATACGCGCAAGAAATAGTAACCACAGAGAACTTTGTTTACCGCATTCCTGAAGGCCTAGACCTTGCAGGGGTGGCACCACTGTTGTGTGCAGGGATTACTGTGTACTCACCCTTGAAGCACTGGGGTGCTGCTCCAGGAAAAACCGTTGGTGTTGTTGGTATCGGCGGCCTGGGTCATATGGCTGTGAAGTTTTCTCACGCCCTCGGTGCGCACACCGTTGCGCTGACCTCGAGCCCTGAAAAAGTCGCACTTGGTACATCACTAGGTGCAGACGAAGTTCTTGTCACTTCCGACAAAGAAGCAATGAAAGCTTCGCGTCAGAAATTTGACCTCATCATCTCCACCCTCCCCGGCGATCACGATATGAATCCATATCTTGACCTGTTGACCCTCGATGGCACGTATGTGGTTGTTGGTGCGGTCAATGACATGACCCAGCCCTTCTCGCTTCCAAAGCTCATGATGCGCCGACGGTCGATTGCTGGTTCACAAATTGGTGGAACGGTCGAAACTCAAGAGATGTTGGATTTCTGCGGAAAGCACAAGATCACAGCTGATGTGGAATTGATTAACGCTGACTACATCAACGAAGCATATGACCGCGTCGTTGCCGGTGATGTTCAATTCCGCTTTGTGATTGACGCCACCACAATCTAG